Within the Syngnathus scovelli strain Florida chromosome 6, RoL_Ssco_1.2, whole genome shotgun sequence genome, the region TCTTTCGGACCTCTTGAAGAAGGCAAACAGACACTACGACGAGCAGAAGCTTAACGAGTACACACATACCATAGTAAGTCGCTTTCCCATGTGCAATAGCTctcacaaataaacacacatttatatttattttacgtAGATTGTATGTTTGCCTATTAATCTTGTAGTTAATATCATTTGGAGAAGAGGAGGTATGAAAAATAATTGGGTTAGTGCTGTAgagtttcatttatttttatttaaattaaagcCCATAGTTAACACAGACTTGCAAAGTCTTGACCGATGAAAGGTGATGTTTTGTGTAATTTTACTCCGGGAACCCCCATTTTGCGCCCGAGTGGTCTGGGCAGCTCGTGTCCCGCAGCTTGAATGTTTCCAAGCCAGATGTGCTAGCATCTGCTAGTTCTTGGAAGCCCCAAAGGTGACCTGACCTGATTTGGTGAAGCAGGTTGCTTATACACGGCTTCACTCTTTAAGGTTCAGTTTGAGAACAACTACCAACTTTGGCGACGAGCGTGGCATTTGAAAAGTAATTAAATGTGTGAGAACGATTGACTATTAAAGATGTTCTTCAGCTTGATTTACTTCCAATAAAATGACTGCAGAAATTAAAAGCATTAAAGGCGATCTTTTCAACATTTCCGTCACTGTTATGCGGGCAGAAATTTGAGAAACATTGCAAAATTAATTCCAAGTAATATCCTCTCTAATACATTCAATTTCCGCACTCACCTTGGAGAAACTATAAGGTTGTCCCTTCATTGCCCCGTACAAAGTTGTAGCTGCAATTTGAAAAGTTCGACTTACTGTAACTGCAATCCATTTTTCTATTGCTCACTGTAATATTATGCGAATGACATTAACCTATGAATAAGCTGCCTTTCTCATTCGCCTCTGCCTCTTCCCATtactgctttgctttgcttttgtaGCTCAGGATGTTTGATCTGAATGGAGATGGAAAACTGGGCCTTTCAGAGATGGCAAGGTAATGTGCAATTTCACTTCCCTCAGGTAATGTTTAGGTTGAAACCCATTGTCTGCATCATTGATGAATTTGACCTTTCTCTCAGACTTCTACCTGTTCAGGAGAATTTCTTGCTCAAATTCCAGGTAGGGTGCAGCACATAAATAGAAACAGGCCTCTATGATGTATCTTATTAGATCATTAATTTTGACCTTTAAGTGAGagaatcttttttatttttaaagggtGTGAAGCTGACCAGTGAGCAGTTCAATGCAATCTTCACATACTACGACAAGGTATATTATGGATCAAAATTGTAATGTATTTCTGGAGCAGGCCATTAAAACTATCATAGAGCAAACGCAGACTCAAGGTGGAGTGTGAATCGATGACTGTGCGTGCGTAGGGCCAAATGCTGAGTAATTAATGTTATCATTCTGATGTAAGTGCTGCTTCAGGAGCACCAGACCGCTGCTGCCAGTGTTTCCATGGTGTGTCGAGTCAGTTCAGCCTTAACAAGGCTCACAGCAAGAGCTCCAAATTAAGTCTCAAGTGCGTAACAGCACACAATGAAGTCGAGTGCTTCACACATTGCTTCGATTTCTCACGGTTCTCTGCTTGACCAAATGTCTCCTCAAActatcgtattttccggactataaggcgcacctaaaaacctaaaatcttCTCAAAACCTGACAGTGCACCATATAGTCcgatgcaccttatatatggaccaaattcctaaatttaaactgacccgaagcattgtgtcatgaaatcaatcataagtggcccgctgaagactatgaatcatgaatcaaaaagactatggatcattattttgtgattataaagtaatttgttgcgtctgaagttgaaataaaaaaagatgaaatggagaatgatttgatttggattaaaaatctgacatgatgcattaatggtgcttcttatagtccggtgcgccttatataaggacaaagttttaaaatgggccattcaatgaaggtgcgccttatagtccggtgcgccttatagtccggaaaatacagtagaaaGGTTTCTTTTTTCCAAGATCCTGGACAGTTCAGTCAAGAATTGACAAAGATctttgcaaaacaaaagaaatgcatgcaGATTCTTTTAAGTCCATTGAGTGTCGAAAGAAATAACTGCTGAAGTTACAGTTCTTAAATAGACATGTTATGTATTTCAAAATGCTATGAAGGCAACTAATCAAGCGTCACATGATCCTGCCTTTTTTCAGGATGGGAATGGCTACATTGATGAACTCGAATTGGACGCCTTGCTACGAGACCTTTGCCTGACAAACAAGACGGTAAGACAAGAGTCCAGCAGAAAATGGCAAATATAACATACAATATCCTCAGAACCTTAAAATGAACGTTACTTTACTGTCCTCCAGGAGGCAGACTTGAAGAACCTGAAAGACTACAAGCAGAGCATCATGAGCTTGTCTGATGGCGGGAAGCTCTACCGCGGAGAGCTTGAAATCGTCCTCTGCAGGGAGCCAATTCAATGATTGCTGATCCTTTCTTCTTGTGTATGATTATGTCTGCCGCCTCCCCTGCTCCCCCAGTAGAACATTCCCTTCCTGCTGCCTGGCATCTAAACACCAGGTGCATGCGCCGGACCTCCCATCTTCTCCCAAAGCTAATTCCAAATGAAATGAACCATTGGCACGATTTAGAATTTCTCCATGAACCCTTCTGCAACCTAACCTCTCACCCCTAAGGTGATCTTTTCTTAATCCTCTAGCAAGTCTGAATATTCAATTTGAAATCTTAACTTAACGCCATAATATGTTTGGAATTGCAATGTTGGTTTTTGGCCAATAGTGTTAATTGGAGACCTCAATAAAATGCCTCAACATGACTTCATTTTTAATTACTATGTTTGTCTTTACATATCCTTTCCTATTTTACTGTGAGTGCTTGTCTACACCGTCTTTACTTTGTCCCATTTATCATTTCAACAGTGTCAGAGATTTGACCTTCTTTGTTTAAATTTGTATTACACAAAAGTAtaggtaccaaaaaaaaaaaaagtgacacaaaGGAGAGTAGCCAATTTTCCCGGGAGCCTTTGGACAATTTAGGTTCCTTGCTCAAACATATCTGGATAATGCACAAAAcagcacatttttaaaaatcgaTTTCTAATAGTTAATTTGTATGGAAATAAATTGATACAACAAAATGCAGACAGGTGTTATTATGAACATGTACTAAATGAAGCAAGATATATAATTTTTTCGCTCTGAAGCTTTCATAAAACAGCACACAAAAAGGATCATCTTAAGATGATATTACTGTATCAAATTTCTAGTAAATTCCGTGTAATTGATTCGACAATACTTTTAAAGTCTAAATTATACAGCAGGAAAACGACCTTCCATCTTGAGTGGTGCAGAGGAAAACCCACATTAATTAGTTAGAAACATTAAAGTTTTAATGTGACacagaaatgaaataaaatgtccaTCACTGGGAATAATTCAGCAGTCGGTTTGAATTATGTaatttgtaaaagaaaaaaaagccagcaGGCCTTGTTTTGAAGAGACATTTCACATGTGAAGCAAATGTGATGACAACTACGCAATGAAAACTGCAAAGACCATGTTATATTTAGGAgccaaaatttgcacaaaagctCGAGAGCAGATTttacccagtctcaaatcaggtgccCTCTTGGGTGAAGGAACCTTGATAGCCACCACACAGTTGCACCACTCCATCCTTTTAACAAGCCTACAACAAATTTCACCCAATCTCAAATTAGGTACCATTTTGCGTGTGGATGAAACTTGATAGCCACTCGAGTCTGAATTACGGCAGCACTTGTAACTGTCGATCCTGCAAACCTTGCTTGATAGCCCATAATTACATCCAAGAGAAGAACGGTTTGTTGGAGGGAGGCTAGAATGTTGGCACCACAGCCACAGCTGCTCGGTCGAGTCTCGTTTTTCCAGTGTTTCCCCTCCATTCATAACTCTCACGATTATCCATATTTTCTGTTTAAGATTTTGTTCAAGCTCATCTGTTGGCTCTGTCACATGACCGACCACGAAGATAATATCAAGCATGTTTAATATTGTCTTAAGGCCAAGACTAGGACAAAACTGACCTAACACATCGGAGGTTACCACCTCACACTAAAAGATCACGCTCACGGGAGCATACagatattctaaaaaaaaaactttcttaaGACTTAGTTTTAAATCTGAgactgtgaattaaaatcaGATTCCTCCTCATATCCACATTTTAGGGCTGGCTGTTTCTACGGGTAAGTGAACAAATTGGATTTGACTCTGCCCAGACATTACTGACCCATCTGACAGGTTGTTGTAGCAATGACGTTGGAACGTCGTCCAGCATGCAAAGTGTTCGACGTCATACTTGCGACAGCGGCCACACATACTTTCATAAAAGAACTTGTTTGGAATGTACCCTTGAGCTTCATTTGTATGCCGCCAGCAATGCGTTTCCTCCTCTTTCCAGGGACTGCTGTTTCATTTTCTTCAATGTTCTCCATTCTTTACCATTCCACACTTCAATTCTTGCATTGCGTAGAGTGACGAAACAGACAGTCAAAACAGATTTGTGTGTTTGAAGCAGTTCGGACTGAGATGCATCAATCTTGATGCACTAAAAATCGCCTCTTAGCTTGCTGTCTGACTTCCGTCAAAGTTtcctgttttccttttttttccccccattcctTACAAAACTacactttgtttttatttgtttgattaATCAAATTTCCTTTATGATTGGAAAGTGTgacaaaaatgcaaacaaataaaaaattaggAAGGGTTCAAGCACTTTTTCACAGCACTGTGTTTACACTAGTGTCTTTTTGGTTCATTGCTAAACCAAATTAAAGGAGTTGAGAAATAGCTTTCAAGTCCTAAACAAAGGTGAGATGGTAAAGTATAACCTTTCAGAGAAAGAAAAGTTTGGCAATCAGGCTATGTTTAGCTTCTTAAATTATCAACAGGATCTCAACTAACtagtttgcccagaagtgtgtaTGAGAACTCTTCCTGTCATTTGTTTGTGTGAGTATGAATTTGAAGAGCTCGGAGCGAGGGAGTGTGCCTTCTCAAAGAACGAGGAAGGAGTGTCAATAAGtaaactgccttttttttttaagtttaaaaaaaaaagcctaaacCGTTCAAAAAGAATTACTGTATATTGACAGCCAAAAGGGGTGAAGGAGCTATGTCCCGAAAACCCTTTTGACATCCAGTGACAAAAGTAAGTGTTTATGTTTTTTGTATGgttgttttttcatttattcaattattattCCATACAGCATAAGACTGTACATTAACAATAGAGAGATTAATATTTTCTCTTGACTAGGGGCAAAAAATGTATCATACAGCATAAGACTGTACATTAACAATAGAGAGATTAATATTTTCTCTTGACTAGGGGcaaaaaatgtataaagtttAACAAATGTGTGGGTCATTAAAGGAGTAACAcattttgcttgtttgttttatgttttaattctttcatttgcTTCTTATTGAAAGTAATCAAATGTCAGC harbors:
- the calb2a gene encoding calbindin 2a, yielding MANKAQPPHLHLAEVTASQFLDIWKHFDADGNGYIEGKELENFFRELESARRGAGVDPSKPTFRETMKDFMQKFDKNKDGRIEMSELAQILPTEENFLLCFRQFVSSSAEFMAAWRRYDTDRSGYIEANELKGFLSDLLKKANRHYDEQKLNEYTHTILRMFDLNGDGKLGLSEMARLLPVQENFLLKFQGVKLTSEQFNAIFTYYDKDGNGYIDELELDALLRDLCLTNKTEADLKNLKDYKQSIMSLSDGGKLYRGELEIVLCREPIQ